A window of Spiroplasma syrphidicola EA-1 contains these coding sequences:
- a CDS encoding TatD family hydrolase, which yields MQGIFDTHCHLMSEEYKDEETALILEDAKFSGVKWFNNVGYDIESSKKAIQAANEFDFVYATIGIHPTDVARYGAEDLKDLDKLLNNSKVIAVGEIGLDYYHKHVSHDLQKEWFIKQLHLAKKHDLPVAIHCRDAYEECLHILKTEKITKGLMHCYSGDVETAKKFLDLGFYISFSGTVTFKNANQLREVAKMVPLDKILVETDAPYLTPDPYRGQKNYPKYIAYTVAQIAKIKDIPVSEMIRITTKNALKVFNIKE from the coding sequence ACTGTCATTTAATGTCAGAGGAATATAAAGATGAAGAAACAGCATTAATTTTGGAAGATGCCAAATTTAGTGGGGTAAAATGATTTAACAATGTTGGTTATGATATCGAATCAAGTAAAAAAGCAATTCAAGCAGCAAATGAATTTGATTTTGTTTATGCAACAATCGGAATTCATCCAACAGATGTTGCTCGTTATGGGGCAGAAGATTTAAAGGATTTAGATAAATTATTAAATAATAGTAAAGTTATTGCTGTTGGTGAAATTGGGTTAGATTATTACCATAAGCATGTTAGTCATGATTTACAAAAAGAGTGATTTATTAAGCAGTTACATCTTGCTAAAAAACATGATTTACCTGTTGCAATTCATTGTCGTGATGCATATGAAGAATGCTTACATATTTTAAAAACCGAAAAAATTACAAAAGGTTTAATGCATTGTTATTCTGGTGATGTTGAGACTGCTAAAAAGTTTTTAGATTTAGGATTTTATATATCTTTCTCTGGGACAGTTACTTTTAAAAATGCTAATCAATTGCGAGAAGTTGCAAAAATGGTTCCACTGGATAAAATTTTAGTGGAAACTGATGCACCATATTTAACTCCTGATCCATACCGGGGACAAAAAAACTATCCGAAATATATTGCTTATACAGTTGCTCAAATTGCTAAAATAAAAGATATTCCGGTTAGTGAAATGATTCGTATTACAACAAAAAATGCTTTAAAAGTTTTTAATATTAAGGAATAA